TACGCGTACAAGCTGGCCTGGCTGGCCGGGCTACGGGAGGCGCTGGCAGCCGAACCCGGGCCGGAACTCGTGGTCTGCGGCGACTTCAACGTGGCGCCCACCGACGACGACGTCTGGGACCCCGCCGTGTTCGCCGGATCCACCCACGTCACCGGGCCGGAGCGGGCAGCTCTGGCCCGGTTGACCGAAATCGGACTTGTCGACGTCGTACCGCAGCCGATGAAGGGGCCGCACCCGTACACCTATTGGGACTATCGGGCCGGCATGTTCCCGAAGAACATGGGGATGCGCATCGATCTGGTCCTGGCCTCCGCCGCCGTCAACCGCCGCGTTCGAGCGGCCTACGTCGACCGCGACGCCCGCAAGGGACCCTCGCCGTCGGACCACGCCCCGATCGTCGTCGACCTGGACTGAGCCCGAACACCCGGAGCAGCGAGCGTCAGGGGACGCCCGGAGCTGGTGGCAGGCACAGCGGCCGGCCGTGACGACGCCGCCCGGGGCCGCCACCAGCGGGGGTCGTCGTGGCCGGCTCGTCGACCGGCCGGCCACGACGATTCCTCACCCGCGGGGCCGTCAGCGGGACGCGACCTCGCTGCGGTCACCGGCCCAAAGCACGTGGAAGCTGCCCTCGGCGTCGACCCGGCGGTAGGTGTGCGCCCCGAAGAAGTCCCGCTGGCCCTGGATCAACGCGGCCGGCAGCCGGGGTGCGCGCAGCCCGTCGTAGTAGGCCAACGCCGAGGCGAACCCGGGTGCCGGAACGCCGATCTGGGCGGCCGTGGCCACCACTCGGCGCCAGCCCTGCTGGGCACCGGCGAGGGCCTCGGCGAAGTAGCCGTCGGTGAGCAGGGTCGGTAGCTGCGGCGCGGCGTCGTAGGCGGCCCGGATCTTGTCCAGGAACGCCGCCCGGATGATGCATCCGCCACGCCAGATACGGGCCACCGCGCCGAGGTCGATGTTCCAGTCGTACTCGACGCTGCCGGCCTGGATCTGGTGGAAGCCCTGGGCGTACGCCACGATCTTGGACGCGTAGAGCGCCTGCTCGACGTCGGCGATCAGCTCGTCCGCCGAACCGGCCCAGTTGTCCACCGGTCCGGGCAGGCTCGCGGCGGCGGCCCGGATGTCGGCGTGTCCGGACAGCGCCCGGGCGAACACCGCCTCGGAGATCCCGCTGACCGGCACCCCGAGGTCGAGCGCGCCCTGTACGGTCCACCGGCCGGTGCCCTTCTGCCCGGCCTGGTCGAGCACCACGTCCACGAACGGCTTGCCGGTGGGGACGTCGGTGTGACCGAGCACCTCGGCGGTGATCTCGATCAGGTACGAGGACAGGCGGCCGTCGTTCCAGCCACGGAAGACATCGGCGATCTGCGCCGGGGTGAGCCCGCCCGCCCGGCGGAGCAGGTCGTACGCCTCACCGATGAGCTGCATGTCGGCGTACTCGATGCCGTTGTGCACCATCTTGACGAAGTGACCCGCACCGTCCGGGCCGACCCGTACGCAGCAGGGGGCACCGTCGACCTTGGCCGAGATGTCCTCCAGCAGCGGGCCGAGCGCGGCGTACGACTCGGCGGAGCCGCCCGGCATGATGCTCGGTCCGTGCAGGGCACCTTCCTCACCGCCGGAGACGCCGGTGCCGACGAAGTGCAGCCCCCGCTCGCGCAGCGCCGCCTCGCGGCGCCGGGTGTCGAGGAAGTGCGCGTTGCCGCCGTCGATGATCATGTCGTCCGGCTCCAGCAGGGGCGCGAACTCGTTGATCACCGCGTCGGTCGCCGCACCGGCGTTGACCATGATCACCACGCGGCGCGGCCGTTCCAGCGAGGCGACGAATTCCTGCGGGCTCTCGGCCGGCAGGAACGTCCCCTCGTGGCCGAACTCGGCCATCATCTCCTTGGTCCGCCCGACGGACCGGTTGTGCACCGCCACCGCGTGCCCGTGCCGTGCCAGGTTACGGGCCAGGTTACGGCCCATCACACCCAGACCGGTGACGCCGATCTGCGCCGTCTGGCTCATGACTCCTCCTCGGTGCTGCTGATGTGGTGAACATCTTTCCGCCTTCCGGATGGCGGGACACTCCGGGGCAGGGGTACGGCGGCGACGTCGGAACAGTTCACCGGACCGGTCGCCGTCAGGCGTCACGGACCTCGACCAGCGAGGCGAAGACCACGATGTTGTCGGCGTACCCGATGCCGTCGCCCAGCCATCGACCGCCGCAGGTGATCAGGCGCAACCCGGGCCGCGCGTAGTCGCCGTACACCCGCTCGATCGGCAACTCGTCCTTGCCGAAGTGCTCCACCGAGTTGACCTCGAAGACCGCGACCGCCCGGTCGCGTCGGGTCACCTCGACCAGCGCGCCCGGTTCGATGTCGGGCAGGTCGTGGAAGACCGACGGTCCGTCACGGGTGTCGGCGTGACCGACGATGATCGCCGGTCCGAACTGGCCGGGCGTCGGCCCCCGCTCGTACCAGCCGGCCTGGTTGTGCCGGTACAGCGGCGGCACGGCGATCGACCCGTCGTCGGCCAGCCCGACCGAGTGCACCGGGGCGCGGACGTCCAACGACGGGATCGCGATCCGGATCGGCCGGCTGGGTTCCAGGACCGGGAACTCGCGGGGTGGCGGATTGTTGCCACCGGCCAGGATCTCGCGCCAACCGCCGTCGCCGCCGAACGCGATCGCGAACACTCCGAACAGCCCCAGCAGCAACGCGACCGACCCGGTCCAGCTCCGGCGACCACCCTTCGCCACGTCCCCACTCCCTTCGCCCCGCCGTCCGGCGGCGGGGTCAGGCCTGCCGACGCCGCCGCAGAGTGATCAGGCCGAGTACGCCGCCGGCGGCCAGGGCCGCCACACCCATGCCGGTCAGCACGGCACCGGAGTCACGATCGCCGGCGGTGCCGCCGAACCCGGTGGCCGGGCCACGACTCGGCCGGTTGGGATCCAGTACGTAGAGAGTCGTTGTCGCGGACCGGTCGTCGGAGCAGGTCAGCCGGACCCGGTAGCTGCCGGCCTCGGTACCTTCCGGCACGGTGACGGCGGCGGTCAGGAAGTCGTACTGCGGCTGTGCCTCGACCGTGCCGAACGCCTCCGATTCCACGGTGGCTGCCGCGGTGTTCTCGGTGCAGCTGGCCCGGATCCCCACCAGATAGCCGGATTCGACGGTGCTCGGATTGAGCTCGACGAACACGTCGGCCGCGTGGACCGGTGCCGCCCCCACCAGGACACCGGCGACCGCGACGGTCAGGCCCGCCCCGACGGCGGCCAGCGAACGGCGTACGGACATCGGGCACCATCCTCTCCGTGACGCTGCCGGGATCCTCTCACTCCGCTGCCCTGGATGACACCCCGGACACCCTCGGTGTCGGCTTTCGGGCGATCCGCAGGTAGGCTTCGGGCCGCGAGCCGAACAACCGCCCGAACCCCGCAGACCGCAGAATCGGCGACCGTGACGATCCGGACCTATCATCCCCGCCGTGGCCGGCTCAGTGGCCGACACCACGACGCGCTGGACCGCCTGCACCACACGTACGGGCTGGTGGTCGCCGACCTGCCGACGCCGCTGGACCTGCCGGCGGTGTTCGGCCGGACCGCGCCGGTGGTGCTGGAGATCGGCTTCGGGATGGGCGACGCCACGGCGGCGATGGCCGGTGCCGACCCCGACCGCGACTACCTCGCCGTCGAGGTGCACACCCCCGGCATCGCCCACCTGCTGGCGCTGATCGAGCAGCGGGAGCTGACCAACGTACGGGTGGCCGACGGCGACGCGCTCGACCTGGCCCGACGGTGCCTGCCGGAGCAGAGCCTGGACGCCGTACACGCCTACTTCCCGGATCCGTGGCCCAAGTCCCGCCACCACAAGCGGCGACTGATCCAACCCACCAACGTGGCGCTGCTGCGCTCCCGGCTGCGTCGCGGCGGGCGGCTGCACTGCGCCACCGACTGGGCCCCGTACGCCGAGGTGATGCTGGCGACGCTGACCGCCGACCCGGAGCTGTTCAACCGGCACGACGGATACGCGCCCCGCCCGGCGTACCGGCCGGAGACCAAGTTCGAACGGCGTGGGACGCGGGCCGGCCGCCCCGCGTACGACCTGATTTTCGAACGCCGCTGACGCGACGCGGCCTGCCTTCCGAACGCCGCTGACGCGACGCGGCCTGCCTTCCGAACGCCGCCCCGCCGGGCTCGGTGCCGGGCCCCGCGTTGCTCGGTGCGGGCCGCGACGGGCACGATGGAACGACTATGACGCAGACCGCCCCGACCCTGACCGACCTGCTACCGCGCGACGCCGACCCGGACGCCGTCTACGAGAGGTTCGCCGAGTGGGCCGCCGGCCGGGGTCTGGAGCTGTACCCACACCAGGACGAGGCGCTCATCGAGATCGTCTCCGGGGCGAACGTCATCCTGAACACCCCGACCGGATCAGGCAAGAGTCTGGTCGCCACCGGCGCGCACTTCGCGGCCTTGGCCGACGACCGGGTCACCTTCTACACCGCGCCGATCAAGGCGCTGGTGTCGGAGAAGTTCTTCGCGCTCTGTGAGGTCTTCGGTCCGGCCAACGTCGGCATGCTCACCGGCGACGCCAGCGTCAACGCCGACGCGCCGATCATCTGCTGTACCGCCGAGATCCTGGCCAACCTGGCGTTGCGCGACGGCGCCGACGCCGACGTCGGCCAGGTGGTGATGGACGAGTTCCACTTCTACGCCGAGCCGGACCGGGGCTGGGCCTGGCAGGTGCCGCTGATCGAGCTGCCGCAGGCCCAGTTCGTGCTGATGTCGGCCACGTTGGGCGACGTCAGCCGGTTCGTCGACGACCTGACCCGGCGTACCGGGCGGGCCACCGCCGTGGTCGCCTCCGCGCAGCGGCCGGTGCCGCTGATCTACTCGTACGCGATGACCCCGCTGCACGAGACCCTCGAGGAGCTGCTCAGCACCCATCAGGCCCCGGTGTACGTGGTCCACTTCACCCAGGCGGCGGCCCTGGAACGCGCCCAGGCGCTGATGAGCATCAACGTCTGCACCCGGGCGGAGAAGGACGCGATCGCCACGGCGATCGGCAACTTCCGGTTCACCTCCGGATTCGGGCGCACCCTGTCCCGGCTGGTCCGCCACGGCATCGGGGTGCACCACGCCGGCATGCTCCCCAAGTACCGGCGGCTCGTCGAGACCCTCGCCCAGGCGGGACTGTTGAAGGTCATCTGCGGTACGGACACCCTCGGTGTGGGGATCAACGTACCGATCCGCACGGTGCTGTTCACCGGGCTGTCCAAGTACGACGGAGTTCGTACCCGGCTGCTCAAGGCACGGGAGTTCCACCAGATCGCCGGCCGCGCCG
The sequence above is a segment of the Solwaraspora sp. WMMD406 genome. Coding sequences within it:
- the gndA gene encoding NADP-dependent phosphogluconate dehydrogenase, translating into MSQTAQIGVTGLGVMGRNLARNLARHGHAVAVHNRSVGRTKEMMAEFGHEGTFLPAESPQEFVASLERPRRVVIMVNAGAATDAVINEFAPLLEPDDMIIDGGNAHFLDTRRREAALRERGLHFVGTGVSGGEEGALHGPSIMPGGSAESYAALGPLLEDISAKVDGAPCCVRVGPDGAGHFVKMVHNGIEYADMQLIGEAYDLLRRAGGLTPAQIADVFRGWNDGRLSSYLIEITAEVLGHTDVPTGKPFVDVVLDQAGQKGTGRWTVQGALDLGVPVSGISEAVFARALSGHADIRAAAASLPGPVDNWAGSADELIADVEQALYASKIVAYAQGFHQIQAGSVEYDWNIDLGAVARIWRGGCIIRAAFLDKIRAAYDAAPQLPTLLTDGYFAEALAGAQQGWRRVVATAAQIGVPAPGFASALAYYDGLRAPRLPAALIQGQRDFFGAHTYRRVDAEGSFHVLWAGDRSEVASR
- a CDS encoding exodeoxyribonuclease III; the protein is MRIATWNVNSVKARLPRLLGWLADTSPDVVCLQETKCAAGAFPTAEVAELGYLTAAHGDGRWNGVAVLSRVGLADVATGFPDEPGFPLPEARAIAADCAGIRVWSVYVPNGRTPDSAHYAYKLAWLAGLREALAAEPGPELVVCGDFNVAPTDDDVWDPAVFAGSTHVTGPERAALARLTEIGLVDVVPQPMKGPHPYTYWDYRAGMFPKNMGMRIDLVLASAAVNRRVRAAYVDRDARKGPSPSDHAPIVVDLD
- the trmB gene encoding tRNA (guanosine(46)-N7)-methyltransferase TrmB, encoding MTIRTYHPRRGRLSGRHHDALDRLHHTYGLVVADLPTPLDLPAVFGRTAPVVLEIGFGMGDATAAMAGADPDRDYLAVEVHTPGIAHLLALIEQRELTNVRVADGDALDLARRCLPEQSLDAVHAYFPDPWPKSRHHKRRLIQPTNVALLRSRLRRGGRLHCATDWAPYAEVMLATLTADPELFNRHDGYAPRPAYRPETKFERRGTRAGRPAYDLIFERR
- a CDS encoding class F sortase, with translation MAKGGRRSWTGSVALLLGLFGVFAIAFGGDGGWREILAGGNNPPPREFPVLEPSRPIRIAIPSLDVRAPVHSVGLADDGSIAVPPLYRHNQAGWYERGPTPGQFGPAIIVGHADTRDGPSVFHDLPDIEPGALVEVTRRDRAVAVFEVNSVEHFGKDELPIERVYGDYARPGLRLITCGGRWLGDGIGYADNIVVFASLVEVRDA